In Cryptomeria japonica chromosome 5, Sugi_1.0, whole genome shotgun sequence, the genomic window CTCACAAATCAGATTGTCGACTAGATTAGGATTAGATTTGTAGTTGATTCGCAACATTGATGGCAATGCACGCAATCTAAATGAATTTGTATGATAAGTTGCAGTATCGCACCTTTATGAATAACCCACAGACACAGCAGTCCCACACAAACACACAAAACAGTTCTGGAGTAGATAATTCTGGACAAACGCACAACCAAGAGGGAGTAAGCAGTTTCTTAATCCAGTTATAGAATCAGAACAATAGTGGCTCGAGTCAGAGGAACGATAAGAGAAATGTAGAATGTTATtattgtaacaaatttggacattaTGCAAACAACCAAAATAAAGTGCAAATGTGACTGATGAAAAGGTAGCTGAAGATGATTAGTTGAAAGCCTTCATTATGTACAACATTGGTGAGTAAGACATTGCTGAAGTTTTGTATTTGGACAGCAGTTGCAACAACCTCATGAGtgaaaatttatttgtctttaatgatgaaaatgtcgAGTGTAAAATTAAAATGAGGAACAATGAAATAGTTCCAAATGTGAAAAAAGTGTCTGTTAAGATCCACACCAAGAAAAGTGACAAGCAGATAGAGAATTCCTATTTTGTCCCTAGCATACCTTCTTAAGTGTTGGACAACTAGTCCAAAGAGGTCACAAGGTGCTAATGAAAAAAGGGGAATGTATCATCTTGGCAAAAATGGGAAGAAAAAAATATTGCAACAATGTCAATGACAAAAACTCAAATGTTTTCTTTAAGGATACAAACATTTTTTATCGCCTCGATCTATAGCTATAGCTCCTAGTTATGGAAAATGTACAAACTTTGGGATCTAACGAATGGACATTTAAGCTGTTTTGATTTGATTATTTCAACCAATAAGGGTATGGTTAGAGGTTTGCCAACCATCGTAGAGCCTAGTTGTAGACGTGAATCTTGAAATTAGGAAAGAAACATAGACAACCCTTTCAATTGGGCAACTTTAGAAGGGCAAAAGCACGGTTGGAGCTGGTGTAAAGACAAATTGTGTGGCTCTATGGAAACCCTCTCAATAGGGAAGAGTAGAAGAGTCAGTATGTTATGACATTTAAAGATGGCTGCAACCGTAAGATATGAGTATATTTTACGAAGCATAAGTTCAAAGATTTTGAGAAGTTCAAAGTGTTTAAGGCCCAGACTAAGAAGGAGAGTGGACATTTCATTAAGGTCCTAAGGTCAGATAAAGGGGTATAGTATACCTCCAATCAATTTCTGAATTTTTGCAAGTATCATGACATCAGGGCAGAGTTGACAACTATTTATAATCCGTAGGAAATTGGAGTAGCTGAGaggaagaataggactattgtGGAGATAGCAAGAAGTATGTTGAAAGACAAGGGACTCCCAAATGAATTTTGGGTTGAGGCCATTGCAACAATAATATATTGAATAAATAGAAGCCTCACAAATGCTATTCGTGACAAAATTCCATAAGAGGGATGGACAAAATACAGGTGGATGGTAGAGCACTTGAGAGTATTCAGGTATGTGGCATATGCATTTGTGCTAAAAATAAAAGTTTGATAACAAGGGTGAGAAGTGCATCTTCATGGGCTATGGTTTAGATTCCAAGGCATATAGGTTACATAACCTAGTCACCACGCAAACAGTGATTAGCAAGGATGTTGAGTTCATAGAAAATGAGTTCTTTAGGTATCTCAAATAGAGAACCCATTGATGACAAAGAAGAAGTACATGAAGAAAGACAAGGTGGTCCTATAGTAGGTATGGATCCCAATGATCAAATCCAAAGAGATTGAAATTATTATAGGCTATAAAATGATTAGCTCTAAAGAGCTCTAGacataaacaaataaccaaatagaTAGTTGTAGGCCTCAATTATTATTATGTCCTTAATCTAGGAGTAAACATAGAGTTACGACTTGATAGAAACATAATATTCAAAACTTTGGAGGAAGCTTTGAGGAGTCTGGTAGACACATTTTGGACATTCATAGATCATATTGTGGCGTTTAGAAGTTTGGAACCAGCGGACGCTATGCGGATGAAGGTTTCAGACAGTAGAGTCGGGTGGTTTTTCATGTGCTGCATGCGTTGCATGTGGTCTTTTTCATGGAGTAGCAAGGGGCTTCTAACAACTTGGTGGTCACCGGTGCTACGACACCTGATGGATTCTCTTCGAAGCTTCATGCACAGACAAATGAGTCTTTCTATGTGGGGTCAAGCTCAAAGATTAATAAAGTTAATGGATGTTTTCCGCGAAGCCAAGATCGCCCAGTTTTGGTCATTTCTCCAGAGGCTGTGATGGAAGATGTGGAGTACTAGTTCAAACATGCTTTGATCTACAAATCTCTTGGTATTCGAATCTCTATGTCGACCCTTGAAGACTGGATACGACGTTCATGGCAGGTGGACGGAGATATGGACATAATGTTGCCAGGAAACAActacttgatattcttttcttgcATGTCTGATCGTGATCGAGTTTTTGAGGGGGGCCCTTATTTTTATAATCATGTGGGGTTGTTTGTGAAACCTTGGTATTCAGGGTTTAACTCTACGGAGGATCTTCCATCTAGGGTTCCCGTCTGGATTCGCCTGCCCAGACTTCCTTTAGAGTTTTGGAGAGAAGACATTCTGCGCCAGATAACTGCCTTACTTGGGAAGCCTACTACAATCGCACACCAGTCCCTAGACAAAAAGGTTATTTCTTATGCccgtatttgtgttgaaattgatttgaataacCCACTGCCGAATTCCTTGGAAATTTGCCTTGGTTCTTCTTCTTGGATTCAGCAGTTAGATTATGAGTCCTTACCTTTTCACTGTCGAGTTTGCCATGAGTATGGACATTTGCAGTGGCAATGCCCTAGGGTTTTTAAGGGGAATAGTGGTAGTTCCGATGCGTCTGGCTCTTCTTCAGGTCTAAAGATGGACAACACATGCAAGGGGAAAGCCCCGACTGATGATGTAGGTAAGGAGAAAGTCAAGATGGATAATGTTAGTAAAGGGCAAGCCCCGATCAACGCACCAACCCCTGATAATGATGGCTTGACTCTTGTTCGCGGCCGACCTAAGAAAAGAGGACAAAAGAGACCCTTTTTAGATCGTGTTGACATGTCCAAAGtcgcatcgctgcaaactccatCCGGCCAATGCAAAATAGAATGTACTTATTGAGTATCCtaccctctcttgagataaggaaatccctaatgttggttttgttgatcaaaggggaggacctcaaggtttcgattatCAAGTCTTGAcggcgggattactcagtggtttgatgtgttttgttgggaacacaaaggggacttacggtgatATAGATAATTACTGGATGAGTTCCCTAAAACTTTGACAGTCTCGTTATCGATTGGTTCCAATTAGATGATTCTATTTCAGAAGGACTGGATTTTCTTCTTagtaaaaaaaggggaaaaaggggaTAGGGAAAGAGAGGTACATAAAgtctaaattatttaactaagacaacatattaagaaaacagacagacacctccaaataactagattaaACACTATCAGCCATTTAAATACAATACTTGTatgaatctagtgcgatcttcaaggaaaatagagttttcatgctattaaacacatgttcagaactttaacattcattcaataattgttcaataaccgaactaagtaTATGGatggttcagattaaccatgcaaaagGAATGACAGTCAGTCAATCCCAAATGGTATGAACAATGAGGATTCAATCAGATGTTTATCTAGAAAGTactatagaaatgaaagaaacataacataatgattcaaattggtgaagaaggagaccatgcactcacaatgaaATTGGAACAGTCATAATTTTtacattaaatcctgtaaattttgccagagctttagcaacaatccatgaacttcttacaaaagagggaaaaccagtcccctttaaataggccccaaaaatagatgaatggccaagatccaatctaaacaagtggcccaaatTCACCCTTACAaaaggtacccatacccataaatggagggtaaatatcagcaactaccccaaagggagcaataattacctaaaaaggtaattaaaacttTATCCAAAATAACTCAAAAAGTGCAGATACTGTAGCgttgtaaaattgtgacacttgcaatttcgactgcatttgggtcttcacgatggcgatgcaacgttgaacctgaatggagaccctaaaacctgtttacgacatcaaaaactgcatctttctgcaccttggcctgatcctccttgcaccctgctatcccaggaggtgggaccatggcgcccagcgccctggtccctggccctattttgggcccggtctcttgttgggcatcgggtcttcaagtttgcaattcggaaaataatgttcctaggttggcctaaggtcggaaaaatcagtgtcctaaccctaattgacaagtatataaactacatttccccttccATTTGACGAGAGGAAAACATATatgtgcaagaggcagaagcgataggcaaacattcaaacattcaagcattcaagcattccttcaagcaattgagcattctaggtctccattcaaggctaggtgttgcattcaagacaaggattcaaccattgaagaggagatcacctacaacatacaacatacaacatacaacatcattacaccttcgcatgtaagaatacaaacattcttacaacaaggtatcagtacttgattacattacaaacatttacatttacaacattctcatttcttggttaattccaaaaccggagtttgacctaaaggcaaacccctaatccctaaccccccaatcgtcctctcttttctgtgtgtaggttgtaggtacgcgactgtaattgaagatctggaatccttgtgcagagacaaatagatcccccttcgtttcgcggatttttcggaggaccgtgtgcattccgggcgccatcgtcccgtcaactttcgctcaaacttgcaggacagcatcgtctcaacattttactgctaatttcaggtccgtagcttcatcccgtgtccctatctccgtctacaagcgaatctttcctacttttacatatactcctagttcaatccttctatctacattccttacaaaagagggtatccttgctgtctcaacacttgaaactcatttagaattcaatcttgcattgtgtgggattggatcttgtgggtttcaacccctcttttgaatgtaaagtctctcctaagtgaaaaccgtcaatcctagtgacctcctttctctctccttggagtgggagGAACACCTAGGGATCGATTTTCtgctttatattttggtgaacccgacatgaacatcctaattctgattattcatggttagatctgaaaaaattttgcttccttaattacatttccatgtttgatcttttgcaaattttagaggttaattgcataaaaaccctaaattttctttttagtaattgagcttgtgaaatgtttaattgttaatgcttgtttcagatctacccttctattgcaaattatcaattcatatttgtgctttaattctgaaaattaagtggttaagtgtcaaaaccctaatttttaaaaccctcttgattcaacctttgaccgacgatTTCACTGAtaaaaacacctccaaatcggctgtaactttggattccgcaacaaaatcataatatctttcatccctgaaatttttgaaaaaagttgtgaggactgtgtgcaccccgagcgccattgtccccgacattttttttgaaatttcgggagctagatcttactgtatttttctgctagaatccagaattttggctgatttcataaattctaacactttcaaaattaaagtcaaagttggtctagtgattgcttggattaaggcttctaatcattcaaaaattgttgaaattgaaattcgtgtcaaaattgtgtttcttactgtcctaaatctgaaaagtgtgttggcattcattcgaagtttcagtgctttattcaaatttttgcaatttgtgacttttgaaattaagtgtttaattgcaacaactttgatttccgctttcaaaattgaattttgcatgaaattgggtcaacttttaaatttcaaagcttgcattgcttttagtattccctctaaaatcataaaattcaaaatttcagtttccctctctttttcaaagttcaaattttgcatttttcaacaatcttggtagggttcaattttgagattgcaactttaatttggcctatctacatatcgtaaaatcactcaattttttcatattagctttaaaatcatcataactttcatcactgaaaatttcaaaaaaagttgcgaggaccgtgtgcactccgttcgccacggtctctgacattttttctgaaatttcgggagattgtcatgattgcatttaacaacttaaatctaagagattggctgattttattgaaatttgctacctctaaattcgaaaataaattcaaaattcaaaatcttctctccctctatagtgcatgagttttacaacaataagccctacttacactattcccattagacgaagccttagaattaagtctttccaaggtttaattaccgaggagatggaacctaatttgaatggcctttttaacgaggacatgcgtaattcctctaatcctcttaatgatgaagaagctctccatgaggtttctgtagaacaacttttgaaattggataaccaatttgatgattttc contains:
- the LOC131876024 gene encoding uncharacterized protein LOC131876024, with protein sequence MSTLEDWIRRSWQVDGDMDIMLPGNNYLIFFSCMSDRDRVFEGGPYFYNHVGLFVKPWYSGFNSTEDLPSRVPVWIRLPRLPLEFWREDILRQITALLGKPTTIAHQSLDKKVISYARICVEIDLNNPLPNSLEICLGSSSWIQQLDYESLPFHCRVCHEYGHLQWQCPRVFKGNSGSSDASGSSSGLKMDNTCKGKAPTDDVGKEKVKMDNVSKGQAPINAPTPDNDGLTLVRGRPKKRGQKRPFLDRVDMSKVASLQTPSGQCKIECTY